The proteins below come from a single Chitinophaga pinensis DSM 2588 genomic window:
- a CDS encoding O-methyltransferase produces the protein MDIIPAAVETFAERYTSPETDLLRRLNRETYLKVDQPHMLSGHLQGQFLSLVSHMLQPQRILELGTYTGYSAICLAQGLKEGGILHTIDINEEREDMCLRYFEEAGLSEKIRMHIGKAADIINGLDEVFDLVFIDADKAGYERYYDQVWDKIRPGGFVLADNVLFHGETLEEPSKQSNNARAMISFCEKVAADGRAEQLLLTLRDGLLIIRKIG, from the coding sequence ATGGATATAATTCCTGCTGCTGTAGAAACGTTTGCAGAAAGATATACAAGTCCTGAAACAGATCTGCTCAGGCGTCTGAACCGGGAAACGTACCTGAAGGTAGATCAGCCACATATGTTGAGTGGTCACCTTCAGGGACAGTTCCTGAGCCTGGTCAGCCATATGTTACAGCCGCAGCGTATCCTAGAGCTGGGTACATATACCGGTTATTCGGCTATCTGCCTGGCACAGGGACTGAAAGAAGGAGGTATCCTGCATACCATCGACATCAACGAGGAAAGAGAGGATATGTGCCTCCGCTATTTTGAAGAAGCCGGATTGTCAGAGAAGATCAGGATGCATATCGGGAAAGCAGCCGATATTATAAACGGATTGGATGAAGTGTTCGACCTGGTATTCATAGATGCGGATAAAGCGGGTTACGAGCGCTACTATGACCAGGTATGGGATAAAATACGTCCCGGGGGATTTGTACTCGCTGATAATGTGCTCTTCCACGGAGAGACACTTGAAGAACCATCAAAACAAAGTAATAATGCCAGAGCAATGATCAGTTTCTGCGAAAAAGTAGCGGCTGACGGAAGGGCGGAACAGTTATTGCTCACGCTGAGAGACGGTCTGCTGATCATAAGGAAGATAGGCTGA
- a CDS encoding TIGR00730 family Rossman fold protein, translating to MNDRLMHLKERDWTETKAHSSWQIFKIMAEFVDGFESLAKIGPCISIFGSARTKAGSRYYELAHDIAKRLAEEGFGIITGGGPGVMEAANKGAQEAKGKSVGVNITLPHEQYPNPYIDHDKNMHFDYFFVRKVMFTKYSQGFIMMPGGFGTMDEFFEVATLIQTKKMTDTPMVLVGREYWSGLLDWIRSTMMEKESNIYPEDLGLLKLFDTADEVVEYFRVFYTTNKLRPNF from the coding sequence ATGAACGATCGTTTAATGCATTTGAAGGAGAGGGACTGGACAGAAACAAAAGCACATTCCAGCTGGCAGATATTCAAGATCATGGCTGAATTCGTGGATGGCTTTGAGTCTCTCGCAAAAATTGGCCCCTGCATCTCTATATTCGGATCCGCACGTACAAAGGCAGGTAGCAGATATTATGAACTGGCCCACGATATTGCCAAACGTCTCGCTGAAGAAGGTTTTGGTATTATTACCGGCGGTGGCCCCGGCGTTATGGAAGCAGCCAATAAAGGCGCCCAGGAAGCTAAAGGGAAATCTGTAGGTGTAAATATTACACTACCGCATGAGCAGTATCCCAACCCTTACATCGACCACGATAAGAACATGCACTTCGACTACTTCTTTGTTCGTAAAGTCATGTTCACCAAATATTCCCAGGGATTTATCATGATGCCGGGTGGCTTCGGTACAATGGATGAATTCTTCGAAGTAGCGACTCTTATCCAGACAAAAAAGATGACTGATACCCCAATGGTACTGGTAGGACGCGAATACTGGAGTGGTTTGCTGGATTGGATCCGCAGTACAATGATGGAAAAGGAAAGTAATATCTATCCGGAAGACCTCGGACTGCTGAAACTCTTTGATACTGCGGATGAAGTGGTGGAATACTTCCGGGTATTCTATACGACCAATAAGCTACGGCCCAACTTCTAA
- a CDS encoding PorP/SprF family type IX secretion system membrane protein has protein sequence MKHILKHIAGCLMLLAAALEGNAQDLHFSQYFNSPLTTNPANTGFIPDGNYRLGVNYRNQWSSIPVPYKTMSAFGDFQLFRDRLEYGWLGVGGVILRDVAGSGNLTSTKVYGSIAYHQLLGQSSLLSLGFNVGSASKRVDVSKLTFGDQWNGKFFDAQVPTAEPFSQTSIGYFDMQVGMNYAYFPTDNIYINAGFSAQHVNTPRESFYEGNNQIPRRYIGFLNASIKMSDMVILNPSAYYGRQAGATETVFGGNVAYNLSGDGENQLYGGAYYRMKDAAVFLVGYELKSVKIMFSYDATTSSLAQFNGRRGAYEIGIVYTGLYPNRSFSGGRRSVICPSFR, from the coding sequence ATGAAGCATATTTTAAAACATATCGCCGGTTGTCTGATGTTGTTAGCCGCAGCATTGGAGGGTAATGCACAGGATCTGCACTTTTCGCAGTACTTCAACTCTCCGCTTACGACCAACCCTGCTAATACGGGATTCATTCCGGACGGAAACTACCGTCTTGGTGTGAACTACCGTAACCAGTGGTCCAGCATCCCGGTGCCTTATAAAACAATGTCGGCCTTTGGCGACTTTCAGTTATTCCGCGACAGACTGGAATACGGCTGGTTAGGTGTGGGAGGTGTGATATTGAGAGATGTGGCCGGTAGCGGCAACCTGACCTCCACCAAAGTATATGGTTCCATTGCCTATCACCAGTTGCTTGGACAGAGCAGTTTGTTATCGCTTGGTTTCAATGTAGGATCGGCCAGTAAGAGAGTGGACGTTTCCAAGCTGACATTCGGTGATCAATGGAATGGTAAGTTCTTTGATGCCCAGGTACCTACCGCAGAACCTTTCAGTCAGACCAGCATCGGCTACTTTGATATGCAGGTGGGTATGAACTACGCTTATTTCCCTACTGACAATATTTACATCAATGCCGGGTTTTCTGCACAACATGTAAATACACCAAGAGAATCCTTTTATGAGGGTAACAACCAGATTCCCCGTCGTTATATAGGGTTCCTGAACGCCAGCATAAAAATGAGTGATATGGTGATCCTGAATCCTTCTGCTTATTATGGCAGACAGGCGGGTGCGACAGAGACGGTATTTGGTGGTAACGTGGCTTATAATCTTTCCGGTGATGGAGAAAACCAGCTATATGGCGGCGCCTATTATCGTATGAAAGATGCGGCTGTATTCCTGGTAGGATATGAGTTAAAGAGCGTGAAAATCATGTTCAGTTATGACGCTACCACATCCTCCCTGGCCCAGTTCAATGGTCGCCGTGGCGCTTATGAGATAGGTATCGTATACACCGGACTTTATCCCAACCGTAGCTTCTCCGGAGGCCGGAGATCGGTTATTTGTCCGTCGTTCAGATAG